From a single Sinomonas atrocyanea genomic region:
- a CDS encoding DUF6454 family protein: MWAEPPRDGTLSAEVAGWTRRTRFELLRRLPLAFATHHPQGMTLAAGRVFLTTVEVLDPPAPLPGADGDTSRRSPGRGRGHVLVIEPDGTLAADILVGEGDAYHPSGIDHTGGLLWVPVGEYRSHSRSLVYTLDPVTLELVERFDVDDHITWLVSSPGGGELYGASWGSRRLYRWALKEAADGGLVPGEPEAWDNPSWHLDFQEAQFDGGGRLICAGISELPDAHGGVFELGGVAVVHFDERRIAADVPVPLFSAAGHSVFRNPFVLTRHGEDVVLLVAPDDGDEPCGTEILAYRVSQPAEPAPRVGNLRKLA, from the coding sequence GTGTGGGCTGAGCCGCCGCGGGACGGCACCCTCTCCGCAGAGGTGGCCGGATGGACCCGGCGCACCCGCTTCGAACTCCTTCGGCGGCTTCCGCTGGCCTTCGCCACCCACCACCCCCAGGGGATGACCCTCGCGGCCGGTCGGGTCTTCCTCACCACGGTGGAAGTCCTGGACCCCCCCGCACCCCTGCCCGGGGCCGACGGCGACACCTCGCGCCGATCGCCGGGGCGGGGGCGGGGACACGTGCTCGTCATCGAACCGGACGGGACGCTCGCCGCTGACATCCTCGTGGGGGAGGGCGACGCCTACCATCCGAGCGGAATCGACCACACCGGTGGGCTGCTGTGGGTCCCCGTCGGGGAGTACCGCTCCCACTCGCGCAGCCTCGTCTACACCCTCGACCCGGTGACGCTCGAGCTCGTCGAGCGCTTCGACGTGGACGACCACATCACCTGGCTCGTATCCAGCCCCGGAGGGGGCGAACTGTACGGTGCGAGCTGGGGCTCGCGGCGCCTGTACCGGTGGGCGCTCAAGGAGGCGGCCGACGGCGGGCTGGTCCCGGGAGAGCCGGAAGCCTGGGACAACCCCAGCTGGCATCTCGACTTCCAAGAAGCCCAGTTCGACGGCGGCGGCCGGCTCATCTGCGCGGGCATCAGCGAGCTGCCCGACGCCCACGGCGGGGTGTTCGAGCTCGGAGGGGTCGCCGTCGTGCACTTCGACGAACGCAGGATCGCTGCGGACGTCCCGGTGCCGCTCTTCAGCGCGGCAGGGCACAGCGTCTTCCGCAACCCGTTCGTCCTCACCCGCCACGGCGAGGACGTGGTCCTCCTGGTGGCGCCCGACGATGGTGACGAACCGTGCGGAACCGAAATCCTCGCCTACCGCGTCAGCCAGCCAGCCGAGCCGGCGCCCCGCGTCGGGAACCTGCGCAAGCTGGCGTAG